The genomic region CGTCGGCCGGTGACTCCGTCACCACCTACGGCGAGCCCTGGAACATGAACTGATCACCTCTTACAGGTGAGCGAAACGGCCCCCGGCAAACCCCGGGGGCCGTTTTCATGTGCGCCTGAAGGTGGTCGTCGACTGGCGCGCCGGTTAACGTGGCGTTACGCGAAACCGTGATCTTGAGCACAGCCCACCGACGGCGGGAATATGGCCGTTGACGTGCCATTTGGTAGCTGGCGGCCGGTACCGCGGCGCATCGGCGGCGGATAAGCAGTGCTCCGGCGGGTGCGTCGTAGCCGACCGCTTCGGCGCAAGTGTTTACGCCGCCGTGAGCGGAACTCAGCAATTACTTGTCAGCACGCTTAACGAACTCTGAGACATTCGTGGTTCGCGTTGCCGGATGTCCTACGCACAGATATGTTCCTCTCGGCAACGATGGGCAGAACGTAAAAGCGACATGTGGAAGTTCTCATGAAAATCACATGTGGCCGCGCACGCGATCGTGACCGACACCAGTTGCGGGTCCGCCCGGGGCCCGCATCGACATAGCTAGGGAGAACATGAAGGCAATCAGTCGGGTGCTGATGGCGCTGGTCCTGTCGATCGCAGGTGCCGCCGCATCGCTGTTTGTGAGCAGTGGCACCTCTCACGCGGGTCTGGACAACGAGCTCAGCCTGGTCGACGGTCAGGGTCGGACGCTGACCATCCAGCAGTGGGACACGTTCCTCAACGGTGTGTTCCCGCTTGACCGCAACCGTCTGACGCGTGAGTGGTTCCACTCGGGCCGGGCCAAGTACATCGTGGCCGGCGAGGGTGCCGAGGACTTCGAGGGCACGCTGGAGCTGGGTTACCAGATCGGCTTCCCGTGGTCGCTGGGTGTGGGCATCAACTTCAGCTACACCACCCCGAACATCCTGCTCGACGACGTTTCGCTGTTCCCCGCCTTCAACCCGCTGGGTTCGGTCATCACCCCGAACCTGTTCCCGGGTGTGTCGATCTCGGCGGACCTGGGCAACGGCCCGGGCATCCAGGAGGTCGCGACCTTCTCGGTGGACGTCGAGGGTCCTGAGGGCGGCGTGGCCGTCAGCAATGCGCACGGCACGGTGACCGGCGCGGCCGGTGGCGTGCTGCTGCGTCCGTTCGCGCGCCTGATCTCGTCGGCCGGTGACTCCGTCACCACCTACGGCGAGCCCTGGAACATGAACTGACGCATTCTCCCCAGGCATAGAGACGGCCCCCGGATTTCCGGGGGCCGTTCTCGTGTGCGCTGTCAGTCACGGTCGGCGCTGGTGTGTTTCGCGGTGTCGGGGCTCGGCCCGGTGCCCGGGCCCGCCGCGTGTGCACCCGCCGAGCCGTTGTTCTCGGCCAGGATGTTGCGGATCTCGGTCAGCAAGGACAGCTCGGTGTCCTGCGCCTGCTCCACCTCGCCCTTGCGGCGCAGCCGGTTGTACGGCGCCACGATGAGGAAGTACACCACCGCGGCCACCAGCAGGAAGTTGATGGCCGCCGACAGCAGCACGTTGAAGTCGATGGTCTGGCCGCCGCCGATGCCGACCCGCAGGACGCCGTAGTCGGCGTCGCCGCCGGCCCCGATGCGGTCGATCAGCGGCTGGATGATCGCGTCGGTGAAGCTGGTGACCAGCCCGGTGAACGCGGTGCCGATGACCACCGCGACCGACAGGTCGATGATGTTGCCGCGCGCGAGGAAGTCCTTGAAGCCTTTCAGCATGCTGTCTGCGTCCTCTCTCGAAGGTGCGCGCGCGACTGCCGCGCGCCTGTCCGAACGTTAGTTCGCGGACGTGGCGACAGAGGGCGTTTGACCGGGCCCGGCGCGCCGCAGTCAGTGCAGCGTGAGCGCGACGGCATTTACCAGAGCGGCTGCGGCGAGGTCTATTGCCGCCCGGACGGGCAGCGCCACCAGGACGACGCGGTCGGCGCCGGCCGCGGTGCCCGTGGGCTTGGGGGAGACCAGCACGACCACCGCGCCGCTTGCCACCACCCGCGGAGCGGCGTCGGTGTCGGGTGCGGCGGCCAGCACGTCGACGACGTCGCCGGGGCGGATCAGGTCGAGCACCGAGTCCTGCGCCGGCGACAGCGGCACGATCCGCGCGTCGGGCCCGGCGGCCGCGTCGGCCAGCCGCGGGCTGAGCAGCCGGACGTCGGTCAGCGCCTCACCGCGGCGGACCGGACCCGCCAGCGTCGTGCCCACCACGGCGTCCACCTCGGTGGTCGCGCCGTCGGGAACCGTCGTTGCGGCCAGCGTCGCGAGCCGGACGTCGTCCGCGGTGAGCGCCGCACCGGGCGCCAGATCTCGGGCGGCGACGACGACGTCGATCCGGGCGTCATCGGGGTCGGGGCGCAGCGCCCCGACCGCGGCCAGCAGCACCAGCCCGACCGCCGCGGTCCGGCGGGCGGCGACGGTGCGCGACCAGTCGGGGCGCAGCGCGGAGGTCAGCCGGGTGATCGGTGACGGATTGAGCGACTCCCCCATGACGCCAAGTTAGGCGCGGGGGAACGTCGGGGTCGGGCGGTTTCGGCCCGTCTGTGGATAACTCCGGTCAGCTGGAGGCGGCGGCGGGCGCAGCCGACGACGAACTCGAGCTCGAGTCGCTCGACGAGCTCGACGACGAGGAGCTGGACTCCGAGGAGGACGACGACGACCCGTTCGACGACTTCTTGCCGGACTCACGGTTGTCGGTGCGGTAGAACCCGCTGCCCTTGAAGACCACTCCCACGTTGCCGAAGAGCTTGCGCAGCCGGCCGCTGCACTTCTTGCAGGTGGTCAGCGACGCATCACTGAACGCCTGGACCGCGTCGAAACGGTCGCCGCACTCAGTGCACGCATAGGAATAGGTAGGCACGAAAACCTCCGAGGTGGTCAAACTTCTTAGCACTCTACCGGCTCAAGTGCTAGAACCGCTACGTGGCGCATGTCATTCCGGCGCCCCGAGCCCCTGAAGGCCCCCGACGGGCGTGAGCGCGTGGGTCATCGGGATGTCGTGAGGGTCGGCGGGTAGGCGCTCGACGAGCTCCTCGTCGCGCACCACCGCGATCAGCCGCGCCGACCGCGACGCCAGGTGCAGCGTGCGATCGTAGAAGCCGGCGCCGCGGCCCAGCCGCACCCCCGAGCGGTCCACGGCCAGCGAGGGGACCAGCAGCGTCGCCGCGTCCGCGACCACCTCCGGGGCCAGCCACGGCGCCTTCGGCTCGCGCAGCCCGAACCTCGCCGAAACCAGCTCGCCGGGCACGTACTCGCCCCAGCTCAACGGTTGCGGGACGCCGGCGTCGTCCTCGCGGGCGACCGGCAGCAGCACGCGGGCGCCGCCGCGGCGCAGCGTCTCCAGCAGCTCCAGCGAGCCGGGTTCCGAGCCCACCGGCACATACGCGCACACGGTGTCGCCGCGGACCACCAGGTCGGCGGCGTGGCGGCTCAGGGCCTGCGCCTCGGCGTCGCGTGGCGCCGCGGTCAGGCGGCGGCGGGCCGCCAGGATCGCGGCGCGCAGTTCGGCCTTCGACGCAGTCACGGTTGACCATTCACGATTGACTCTGCCCCTTGGCGGGTCGACTTTGCCCGTAGACATTAGTGTGGGAACGATGAGGCCAGAGGTACCCATTCCATACACCGCGGTTGTCCCGGCGGCGGGGCTGGGAACCCGCTTCCTGCCGGCAACCAAGACGGTCCCCAAGGAACTGTTGCCCGTGGTCGACACGCCGGGCATCGAGCTGGTCGCCGCCGAGGCGGCCGAGGCCGGTGCGCAGCGGCTGGTGATCGTCACCTCCGAGGGCAAAGACGGCGTCGTCGCGCACTTCGTCGAGGACCTGGTGCTCGAGGGCACGCTCGAGGCCAGGGGCAAGACCTCGATGCTGGAGAAGGTGCGCCGGGCGCCGGCACTGATCAAGGTGGAGTCGGTGGTGCAGGCCGAGCCGCTGGGCCTGGGCCACGCGGTCAGCTGCGTCGAGCCGGTGCTGCTGCCCGACGAGGACGCGGTCGCCGTTCTGCTGCCCGACGACCTGGTGGTGCCCACCGGGGTGCTGGAGACCATGTCGAAGGTGCGCGCCAAGCGCGGCGGCTCGGTGCTGTGCGCGATCGAGGTGCCCAAAGAGGAGATCAGCGCCTACGGCGTGTTCGACGTCGAACCGGTCCCCGACACCAACAACCCGAACGTGTTGCGTGTCAAGGGAATGTACGAGAAGCCGGACGCCAAGGACGCGCCGTCGCCGTACGCCGCGGCCGGCCGCTACGTGCTCGACCGGGCCATCTTCGATGCGCTCAAGCGGGTGCCGCGCGGGGTCGGCGGCGAGATCCAGCTGACCGACGCCATCGCGCTGCTCATCAACGAGGGGCATCCCGTCCACGTGGTGGTGCACCGTGGTTCTCGACACGACCTCGGAAATCCCGGCGGCTACCTCAAGGCTGCGGTTGACTTTGCGTTGCAGCGCGATGACTACGGGCCGGAGCTCCGGCGGTGGTTGGTGGAGCGACTGGGGCTGGTCGACTACTGACGTCCGCGCGCGAGACAACGAAAACGGCCCTGGCTGAGTAGATAAGGGGCAGGGTGCGTTCGGTCGAAGAACAGCAGGCGCGAGTCGCGGCTGCCGCGGTGGCGCCGCGTCCTGTGCGGGTGGCGATCGCCGAGGCGCAGGGGCTGATGTGCGCCGAGGAGGTCGTCACCGAGCGACCGCTTCCCGGGTTCGACCAGGCCGCGATCGACGGTTACGCGGTGCGCAGCGTCGACGTGCTCGGCGCCGGCGAGAACGGTGACGGCGAGGGTGGCGGCGAGATCAGCCTGCCGGTGATGGGCGTCATCGAGGCGGGCGCGCGCACCCCCAGCCGGCTGCAGCCGCGCCAGGCCGCGCGGGTGCAGACCGGTGCGCCGATGCCGACGCTGGCCGACGCGGTGCTGCCGCTGCGCTGGACCGACGGCGGCGAGTCGCGGGTTCGGGTGCTGCGCGGGGTGCGGTCGGGCGCTTACGTGCGACGCACCGGGGACGACGTGCAGCCCGGTGACGTCGCGGTGCGCGCCGGGACCATCATCGGACCCGCGCAGGTCGGACTGCTGGCGGCGGTCGGCCGGGAACGTGTGCTGGTGCATCCGCGGCCGCGGCTGTCGGTGCTGAGCGTGGGCGGCGAGCTCGTCGACATCAACCGCACCCCGGGCAACGGGCAGGTCTACGACGTCAACTCCTACGCGCTGGCGGCCGCGGGCCGCGACGCCGGCGCGGAGGTCAACCGGGTCGGCATCGTCGACACCGACCCCAAGGTGTTGCGCGAGGTCGTCGAGGGTCAGCTGAACCGCTCCGAGGTGGTGGTGATCTCCGGCGCCGTCGGCGGTGCGGCCGCCGAGCGGGTCCGGTCGGTGCTCGCCGAACTCGGCGAGATCGAGGTGACCCGCATCGCGATGCACCCGGGCTCGGTGCAGGGGTTCGGGCAGCTCGGCCGTGACGGGGTGCCGGTGTTCCTGTTGCCCGCCAACCCGGTCAGCGCGCTGGTGGTCTTCGAGGTGATGGTGCGGCCGCTGATCAGGCTGTCGCTGGGTAAGCGGCAGGCGTACCGCCGCATCGTGCAGGCGCGCACGCTGTCGCCGATCGAATCGGTGGCGGGACGAAAGGGGTTTCTGCGCGGG from Mycolicibacterium phlei harbors:
- a CDS encoding 5-formyltetrahydrofolate cyclo-ligase, with translation MTASKAELRAAILAARRRLTAAPRDAEAQALSRHAADLVVRGDTVCAYVPVGSEPGSLELLETLRRGGARVLLPVAREDDAGVPQPLSWGEYVPGELVSARFGLREPKAPWLAPEVVADAATLLVPSLAVDRSGVRLGRGAGFYDRTLHLASRSARLIAVVRDEELVERLPADPHDIPMTHALTPVGGLQGLGAPE
- a CDS encoding SAF domain-containing protein → MGESLNPSPITRLTSALRPDWSRTVAARRTAAVGLVLLAAVGALRPDPDDARIDVVVAARDLAPGAALTADDVRLATLAATTVPDGATTEVDAVVGTTLAGPVRRGEALTDVRLLSPRLADAAAGPDARIVPLSPAQDSVLDLIRPGDVVDVLAAAPDTDAAPRVVASGAVVVLVSPKPTGTAAGADRVVLVALPVRAAIDLAAAALVNAVALTLH
- a CDS encoding FmdB family zinc ribbon protein, producing the protein MPTYSYACTECGDRFDAVQAFSDASLTTCKKCSGRLRKLFGNVGVVFKGSGFYRTDNRESGKKSSNGSSSSSSESSSSSSSSSSDSSSSSSSAAPAAASS
- the mscL gene encoding large-conductance mechanosensitive channel protein MscL, with product MLKGFKDFLARGNIIDLSVAVVIGTAFTGLVTSFTDAIIQPLIDRIGAGGDADYGVLRVGIGGGQTIDFNVLLSAAINFLLVAAVVYFLIVAPYNRLRRKGEVEQAQDTELSLLTEIRNILAENNGSAGAHAAGPGTGPSPDTAKHTSADRD
- a CDS encoding MspA family porin produces the protein MKAISRVLMALVLSIAGAAASLFVSSGTSHAGLDNELSLVDGQGRTLTIQQWDTFLNGVFPLDRNRLTREWFHSGRAKYIVAGEGAEDFEGTLELGYQIGFPWSLGVGINFSYTTPNILLDDVSLFPAFNPLGSVITPNLFPGVSISADLGNGPGIQEVATFSVDVEGPEGGVAVSNAHGTVTGAAGGVLLRPFARLISSAGDSVTTYGEPWNMN
- a CDS encoding UTP--glucose-1-phosphate uridylyltransferase, translated to MRPEVPIPYTAVVPAAGLGTRFLPATKTVPKELLPVVDTPGIELVAAEAAEAGAQRLVIVTSEGKDGVVAHFVEDLVLEGTLEARGKTSMLEKVRRAPALIKVESVVQAEPLGLGHAVSCVEPVLLPDEDAVAVLLPDDLVVPTGVLETMSKVRAKRGGSVLCAIEVPKEEISAYGVFDVEPVPDTNNPNVLRVKGMYEKPDAKDAPSPYAAAGRYVLDRAIFDALKRVPRGVGGEIQLTDAIALLINEGHPVHVVVHRGSRHDLGNPGGYLKAAVDFALQRDDYGPELRRWLVERLGLVDY
- the glp gene encoding molybdotransferase-like divisome protein Glp; translation: MRSVEEQQARVAAAAVAPRPVRVAIAEAQGLMCAEEVVTERPLPGFDQAAIDGYAVRSVDVLGAGENGDGEGGGEISLPVMGVIEAGARTPSRLQPRQAARVQTGAPMPTLADAVLPLRWTDGGESRVRVLRGVRSGAYVRRTGDDVQPGDVAVRAGTIIGPAQVGLLAAVGRERVLVHPRPRLSVLSVGGELVDINRTPGNGQVYDVNSYALAAAGRDAGAEVNRVGIVDTDPKVLREVVEGQLNRSEVVVISGAVGGAAAERVRSVLAELGEIEVTRIAMHPGSVQGFGQLGRDGVPVFLLPANPVSALVVFEVMVRPLIRLSLGKRQAYRRIVQARTLSPIESVAGRKGFLRGQLMRDQDTGEYLVQTLGGGASSHLLATLAEANCLVVVPTEAEQIRTGEIVDVAFLAQRG